One window from the genome of Plasmodium vivax scf_7211 genomic scaffold, whole genome shotgun sequence encodes:
- a CDS encoding casein kinase II, alpha subunit, putative (encoded by transcript PVX_252300A) — protein sequence MSSSSISKRIYIPKFYADVNIHKPKEYYDYDNLELQWNKPNRYEIMKKIGRGKYSEVFNGYDTEYNRPCAIKVLKPVKKKKIKREIKILQNLHGGPNIIKLLDIVKDPVTKTPSLIFEYINNIDFKTLYPKFTDKDIRYYIYQILKALDYCHSQGIMHRDVKPHNIMIDHENKQIRLIDWGLAEFYHPGQEYNVRVASRYYKGPELLIDLQLYDYSLDIWSLGCMLAGMIFKKEPFFCGHDNYDQLVKIAKVLGTDDLHAYLKKYNIKLKPHYLNILGEYERKPWSHFLTQSNIDIAKDEVIDLIDKMLIYDHAKRIAPKEAMEHPYFSEVREQSKGQDNSADIQHSGGRSSLEGPRFEGKPIPNPLLGLDSTRTGHHHHHH from the coding sequence TAAGCCCAAAGAATACTACGACTACGATAACTTGGAGCTGCAATGGAACAAGCCGAATCGGTACGAAATTATGAAGAAGATTGGGAGGGGCAAATACAGCGAAGTGTTTAACGGCTACGACACGGAGTATAACAGGCCCTGCGCCATTAAGGTACTTAAAccagtaaagaaaaaaaaaataaagagagaAATCAAAATTCTGCAAAACTTGCATGGAGGCCCAAACATCATCAAGCTACTAGACATAGTCAAAGACCCAGTCACCAAAACGCCTTCACTCATTTTTGAatacattaataatatagACTTCAAAACGCTGTACCCTAAGTTCACCGATAAGGACATACGCTATTACATATACCAAATTTTGAAGGCACTAGATTACTGCCATAGCCAGGGCATCATGCATAGGGATGTGAAGCCACATAACATTATGATTGACCACGAGAATAAGCAAATTAGACTCATCGATTGGGGGCTAGCTGAGTTTTACCACCCGGGGCAGGAATACAACGTGAGAGTAGCCAGCAGATATTACAAAGGACCGGAACTTCTAATAGATCTACAGCTGTATGATTACTCTCTAGACATTTGGAGCTTAGGATGTATGCTGGCTGGGatgatatttaaaaaggagccttttttttgtggccaCGATAACTACGATCAGCTTGTTAAGATTGCCAAAGTGCTAGGCACTGATGATCTTCATGcctacttaaaaaaatacaacataAAATTGAAGCCCCATTATTTAAACATCCTGGGGGAGTACGAGCGCAAACCCTGGTCCCACTTCCTCACGCAGTCAAACATTGACATTGCCAAGGATGAGGTGATCGACCTCATCGATAAGATGCTTATATACGACCACGCCAAGAGGATCGCCCCCAAGGAGGCCATGGAGCACCCCTACTTCAGCGAGGTCCGCGAGCAGTccaagggtcaagacaattctgcagatatccagcacagtggcggccgctcgagtctagagggcccgcggttcgaaggtaagcctatccctaaccctctcctcggtctcgattctacgcgtaccggtcatcatcaccatc